The following coding sequences are from one Panicum hallii strain FIL2 chromosome 5, PHallii_v3.1, whole genome shotgun sequence window:
- the LOC112894738 gene encoding bZIP transcription factor 44-like translates to MASPSMVSAVTTSPSTGSEPEAPCCDPQLAAVTAERKRKRKESNRLSAQRSRARKQQQLDDLTNQVTALRARNGAMAAAAYDVERRCAAVQAENALLQAMNLELGERLQSLTELIQCMEAAMYHQPQLLDANMYYY, encoded by the coding sequence ATGGCATCTCCCAGCATGGTGTCCGCTGTGACCACGTCGCCGTCGACCGGGTCCGAGCCCGAGGCGCCCTGCTGCGACCCGCAGCTGGCCGCGGTGACCGCGGAGAGGAAGCGCAAGCGCAAGGAGTCCAACCGGCTCTCCGCGCAGCGGTCGCGCGCAcgcaagcagcagcagctggaCGACCTGACGAATCAGGTGACCGCGCTGCGCGCCCGAAACGGCGCCATGGCCGCGGCCGCCTACGACGTTGAGCGCcggtgcgccgccgtgcaggccGAGAACGCGCTGCTGCAGGCCATGAACCTCGAGCTCGGCGAGCGCCTCCAGTCCCTGACCGAGCTCATCCAGTGCATGGAGGCCGCCATGTACCACCAGCCACAGCTGCTCGACGCCAACATGTACTACTACTAG